One region of Emys orbicularis isolate rEmyOrb1 chromosome 6, rEmyOrb1.hap1, whole genome shotgun sequence genomic DNA includes:
- the LOC135880532 gene encoding acyl-coenzyme A amino acid N-acyltransferase 1-like, with amino-acid sequence MIRLTVTPKISLADEPLKIQVSGLPPSQLVTLQASLTDEKGVFFCSQALYWSDKAGEVDLERAAATGGDYTGVQPMGLFQCLKPEKLFHRLMKRDVMQSPFRVRLDLFDSYHVFSSPRDQPAASQTVERWYVAPGVQRVQIRGSRVRGALFLPPGEGPFPGLIDMFGGVGGLIEFRASLLASRGFAALALAYFAYEDLPSFLDEVDLEYFEEAANILLEHPKVGGAGVGVVATCKGAEIALAMATFLPQIPATVCINGTNAIHGTALRYRDLHISPIPCKFECVRLTPLGLLSFFSVIGDTRAEANQGSIIPVEKAQGQLLLVVGESDQNHNSKAYAEEVMERMRRHGRKNCTLLSYPGAGHLIEPPGSPFCPCSWNPFFLLPLMWGGEAQPHAAAQEHSWREIQKFLWHHLCPTGSSKL; translated from the exons ATGATCAGGCTCACAGTCACCCCGAAGATATCCCTTGCTGATGAACCACTGAAAATCCAGGTCTCTGGCTTGCCCCCCTCCCAGCTGGTGACCCTCCAAGCCTCTCTGACCGATGAGAAAGGGGTGTTCTTCTGCTCCCAAGCGCTCTACTGGTCAGATAAGGCTGGCGAGGTGGACCTGGAGCGGGCTGCTGCCACTGGAGGGGATTACACTGGTGTGCAGCCCATGGGTCTGTTTCAGTGCCTGAAGCCAGAAAAGCTGTTCCATAGGCTGATGAAGCGGGATGTGATGCAGAGTCCCTTCCGGGTTCGCCTGGACTTGTTCGACTCATATCACGTGTTTTCCTCACCCCGCGAtcagcctgcagccagccagacTGTGGAGAGGTGGTACGTGGCACCCGGAGTACAACGGGTCCAGATCAGGGGCAGCAGAGTCCGCGGagccctcttcctccctccag GGGAAGGTCCTTTTCCAGGGCTGATTGACATGTTTGGTGGCGTGGGTGGACTCATTGAATTCCGAGCCAGCCTCCTTGCCAGTCGTGGCTTTGCTGCACTGGCCCTAGCTTACTTTGCGTATGAAGACCTGCCCAGTTTTCTAGATGAGGTGGATCTGGAATATTTTGAGGAAGCTGCCAACATACTCTTGGAACATCCAAAG gtgggaggggcaggagttgGTGTGGTTGCAACCTGCAAAGGTGCTGAGATTGCACTGGCAATGGCAACGTTCCTACCACAGATCCCAGCCACAGTTTGCATTAACGGGACCAATGCCATCCACGGGACTGCGCTGCGCTACCGTGATCTCCACATCAGTCCAATACCTTGCAAATTTGAGTGTGTGCGGCTCACACCCCTGGGGCTGCTCTCTTTCTTCAGTGTCATTGGGGACACTCGAGCAGAGGCAAATCAAGGTAGCATCATCCCTGTTGAAAAGGCCCAGGGTCAGCTCCTCTTGGTCGTGGGAGAAAGTGACCAGAACCACAACAGCAAAGCATATGCTGAGGAAGTGATGGAGAGGATGAGGAGACATGGGAGAAAGAACTGCACTCTGCTGTCTTATCCAGGCGCCGGGCACCTGATAGAGCCCCCGGGGTCCCCGTTCTGCCCCTGCTCCTGGAACCCCTTTTTCCTCTTGCCCTTGATGTGGGGAGGCGAAGCCCAACCCCATGCTGCCGCACAGGAGCATTCTTGGAGAGAGATCCAAAAATTCCTTTGGCACCACCTGTGCCCAACAGGAAGCAGCAAACTCTGA